In Desulfovibrio desulfuricans DSM 642, the sequence CGTATCTTAAACTTTGAAAATGTATATTTTTAAAGTTTATCTGCTCTAGTCTGCTCAAGGTGCAGGGGCAGGCCCAGGCCCGCGCAGGCAGCTGCTGCGGTGCGGGCCATAAAGCGGCACAGCGGGGGATTCATGGCGGCCAGATGCCCGCCGCCGGGCAGCCATACCAGCTTTTTGGACGGTGCCTTGAGGCAGTCAAAGGTGGTCTGGATGATGGCTGGCGTAAACAGGGCATCGTTCTGCGCGCTGAAAAAATACAGGGGGCAACGCAGTTCCTCTGGCAGACGCGTGTTGAACAGGCTGGCCAGAAAACTCAGAGGATACGTCAGCCGCGTCCTGCGGCGGTTGCTCACAGTTCGCCGCGCGCCGGAAATAATCCGCCAGGGATTAAGGTAGGCGTGCAAGGGCATGGGCAGCCACGGCAGCCAGCGCGCAAGCGTGCAGAAAACACGCTCAATATCTGCTCTGCGGTCAGCCAGACCGGCAAAACGCGTCAGATATACAGCCTCGCGCATCTGGGGCAGCACCCCGGTAATGGGAAATGCCGCCGTAAGGCCGGGGGATGCCGCAGCATGCGCCAATGCGAGTATGCCGCCCTGGCTGTGCCCGCATACCGCAATATGGGCATG encodes:
- a CDS encoding alpha/beta hydrolase, with protein sequence MNKPAFVTHKLSAHNRELQLELWPNHGAGVMLFYPGTMLSPLQYRPMIAALQQAGFAVAAVHFTGHGLNRHSAGFCFDDLRQNCQDAEAWLRDAGHAHIAVCGHSQGGILALAHAAASPGLTAAFPITGVLPQMREAVYLTRFAGLADRRADIERVFCTLARWLPWLPMPLHAYLNPWRIISGARRTVSNRRRTRLTYPLSFLASLFNTRLPEELRCPLYFFSAQNDALFTPAIIQTTFDCLKAPSKKLVWLPGGGHLAAMNPPLCRFMARTAAAACAGLGLPLHLEQTRADKL